The stretch of DNA CATGCCTCGTGCTAGATTGCACTAATTGCGTAACACATGGGGGTAACGCCATGAGCGAGGCGACTTTTACGTTCCGAGTCGATGAAGCCCTGAAAAGCGAGTTCTCCTCGGCTGCGAAAGCCCAGGATCGCTCCGGCGCACAGCTCCTGCGCGACTTCATGCGGGACTACGTCAAGCGTCAGCAGGAGGCGGTGGAATACGATGCCTGGCTGCAAGCCAAGGTCAACCGATCCCGGGCCTCGGCCGATGCCGGCAAGCTGATACCCGCAGCCGAAGTCGAGGCGAAATTTGCCGCGCGTCGAGCTGAAACCCGACGCCGGCTGGAAGCATTGAAGTAATGGAGTTTTTCTGGACGCCCGAGGCCATAGAGGACCGCGAGAACGTCTACAACGATATCGAAGCAGACAATCCGATTGCCGCGCTGGATCTTGACGAGTCGTTCGAGGAAAAAGCTGCACTGTTGCTCGGGCATCCGA from Bordetella sp. FB-8 encodes:
- a CDS encoding CopG family ribbon-helix-helix protein, giving the protein MSEATFTFRVDEALKSEFSSAAKAQDRSGAQLLRDFMRDYVKRQQEAVEYDAWLQAKVNRSRASADAGKLIPAAEVEAKFAARRAETRRRLEALK
- a CDS encoding type II toxin-antitoxin system RelE/ParE family toxin, whose product is MEFFWTPEAIEDRENVYNDIEADNPIAALDLDESFEEKAALLLGHPNLGRIGRIAGTRELVMHPNYILIYDVIGDVVRVLNVLHAALEC